From a single Pseudobutyrivibrio xylanivorans genomic region:
- a CDS encoding tyrosine-type recombinase/integrase, whose protein sequence is MARPRDIRFYDRIDPNDQKNRPWLLEYCTNSRKLCEYMEQKGAGSTARFYTINLLTILYEYLLESDIMYSDSVAEKWFSERQPHIKGEKITLDRLIDIYKFGEVQPIHAYPFVLPYTDALCPMWKDLLTEYLDTVDHAERTKEQIRNCIARYLYRLQSWGITVPEKITFDVIESYCQIDAHASDNSKVRYTYAIGDIMNYMADKGLCIHGLAWYPYFRMHNRIFDIKDFADDQISEIEGAREIISLLSAEGFARLIPVFLNDFTAAGYSDSPCKTASYVLHNLLLFMEINGLNYSKAVADVWLEHETTYHHNGNSWKQAWRVIYLFDVFVKEKNLAINTIQHCKSLKCEMLPPWCKTELDSYLKIKKKEGWSVSTINMIRSSVTRFCEYLVCSGLTSFFEVSPEVIKDFNLNDRHETPEGKNAYNVRIRRFIRYLERKEILPFGINEALYCASEKREHIVKTLSSEEKDVINSKNSSANTPMELRDTAILLLGIKMGLRSIDITSLKLSDIDWDGQTVRIVQEKTDHEIILPMPVSVGNAIYRYITEGRANERTVSPYLFIKNRVPYDKVGRSVCRGALKRTLPARPDDRSGFHITRKTFATDNLMKGASKQVLADLLGHRTTNTLAPYLLLDEDRMRMCPLSLSETGLLMKGGRYDIV, encoded by the coding sequence ATGGCACGACCAAGGGACATACGCTTTTATGATCGAATTGATCCTAACGATCAAAAGAACAGACCATGGCTATTGGAGTATTGTACTAACAGCAGAAAACTCTGCGAGTACATGGAACAAAAAGGTGCTGGAAGCACTGCTCGATTCTATACCATCAATCTTCTAACAATCCTATACGAGTACTTACTAGAATCAGATATCATGTATTCTGATTCTGTTGCAGAGAAGTGGTTTTCAGAAAGACAGCCCCATATCAAGGGAGAAAAGATTACGCTGGACAGGTTGATTGACATCTATAAGTTCGGTGAAGTGCAGCCAATCCATGCATATCCATTCGTCCTGCCATATACGGATGCATTATGTCCGATGTGGAAAGATCTTCTTACGGAATATCTGGATACAGTAGACCACGCAGAAAGAACCAAAGAACAAATAAGAAACTGCATAGCAAGATACCTGTATCGTCTGCAATCATGGGGGATAACCGTACCGGAAAAGATCACGTTCGATGTTATCGAAAGCTATTGCCAGATAGACGCACATGCCTCTGATAATTCTAAGGTGCGCTATACTTATGCAATAGGTGATATTATGAACTACATGGCAGATAAAGGATTATGTATCCATGGTCTTGCGTGGTATCCATATTTTAGGATGCACAACCGAATTTTTGATATCAAAGATTTTGCTGATGATCAGATATCAGAGATCGAAGGGGCTCGGGAGATAATCAGTTTATTATCAGCAGAAGGATTTGCTAGGCTGATACCGGTTTTTCTGAATGATTTCACGGCGGCCGGATACAGCGATTCACCGTGTAAAACTGCAAGCTACGTTCTGCACAATCTTCTTTTGTTTATGGAGATTAACGGCCTGAATTACAGCAAGGCAGTTGCTGATGTATGGCTAGAACATGAAACGACATACCATCACAACGGAAACTCATGGAAGCAGGCATGGAGAGTTATTTATCTCTTTGATGTCTTTGTAAAAGAAAAAAATCTTGCCATAAACACAATACAACATTGTAAATCGCTTAAGTGTGAGATGCTGCCGCCGTGGTGCAAAACGGAACTTGATTCCTATCTGAAAATAAAAAAGAAAGAAGGATGGTCAGTATCTACAATAAATATGATCCGCTCATCCGTAACACGTTTTTGCGAGTATCTCGTATGCTCCGGGCTTACATCATTTTTTGAGGTTAGTCCGGAAGTGATAAAGGATTTTAACCTTAACGACAGGCATGAAACTCCGGAAGGGAAAAATGCATATAATGTCAGGATTCGAAGGTTCATTAGATACCTTGAGCGGAAAGAAATCCTCCCATTTGGAATAAATGAAGCATTGTACTGCGCTTCAGAGAAAAGGGAACATATTGTAAAAACATTATCATCAGAAGAAAAGGATGTCATCAATAGCAAGAATTCATCTGCCAATACGCCCATGGAACTTAGAGACACAGCAATCCTACTATTGGGCATAAAAATGGGACTACGATCAATAGATATTACATCCCTCAAGTTATCAGATATAGACTGGGACGGACAGACTGTGCGTATCGTGCAAGAAAAAACGGATCACGAAATCATCCTGCCTATGCCGGTAAGTGTTGGCAATGCCATTTATAGATATATTACAGAAGGTCGTGCAAATGAAAGGACTGTCAGCCCCTATCTTTTTATAAAAAACAGGGTTCCTTACGATAAGGTCGGCCGCTCCGTGTGTCGGGGAGCTTTAAAAAGAACGTTGCCAGCAAGACCCGATGACAGATCCGGATTTCATATCACCAGAAAGACTTTTGCTACGGATAACTTGATGAAGGGAGCATCAAAACAGGTGCTTGCAGATCTTTTAGGACACCGCACAACAAATACTCTTGCTCCATATCTTTTACTGGACGAAGATCGGATGCGTATGTGCCCGCTATCGCTTTCAGAGACCGGACTGTTAATGAAAGGAGGGCGCTATGACATCGTATAA
- a CDS encoding tyrosine-type recombinase/integrase, with the protein MTSYKDYEYQSVLAPYIRDFISQMRALGFIYNVKGYQLYRFDRYWADKGFDGTMITIERLEDWLKALPQESKSSHTSRISAVRSLSIYLNTLGIKSYVPVESVGKDYKKVHIFSKSELQELFNIVDSYLPKSFKPSDFRMANEYPVMFRLYYCCGMRNSEVCLLKGSDVDIERGIITIYDGKNRRDRLIYLSEDMRVLIEDYWNYIRNTLGHEPVWFFPGRYADDHMKNTSVDKRFREFWLKTEASSTCVKTPTPHSLRHTFVVDRINQWILEGKDLNTMLIYLSKYLGHKNPDESFYYYHLVDDAFKILKKYDKLTDEVIPEVRRI; encoded by the coding sequence ATGACATCGTATAAGGATTATGAATATCAGAGCGTTCTTGCACCATACATAAGGGATTTTATTTCACAGATGCGTGCTCTCGGTTTCATCTATAATGTAAAAGGTTATCAGCTTTATCGATTTGACAGGTATTGGGCAGACAAGGGCTTTGATGGCACAATGATTACTATTGAAAGGCTTGAAGACTGGTTAAAGGCGCTGCCTCAGGAAAGCAAGAGCAGTCATACCAGCCGCATAAGCGCAGTACGATCCTTATCCATATACCTTAACACACTTGGAATCAAAAGCTATGTTCCGGTTGAAAGCGTAGGTAAGGATTATAAGAAAGTACATATATTCAGCAAGTCGGAACTACAGGAGCTTTTCAATATCGTCGATTCTTATCTTCCGAAATCGTTTAAACCTTCTGATTTTAGGATGGCAAACGAATATCCGGTAATGTTCCGCCTGTATTATTGTTGTGGAATGAGAAACAGCGAGGTTTGCTTGCTTAAAGGAAGTGATGTCGACATCGAAAGAGGTATCATAACCATATATGATGGAAAAAACAGGAGAGACCGTCTGATATATCTTTCAGAAGATATGCGTGTGCTTATTGAAGATTACTGGAATTATATCAGGAACACCCTAGGACATGAGCCGGTATGGTTTTTCCCCGGAAGATATGCCGATGATCATATGAAGAACACATCGGTAGACAAACGATTCCGAGAGTTTTGGCTAAAGACAGAGGCATCCTCCACTTGTGTAAAGACGCCTACCCCGCATTCACTCCGACATACTTTCGTAGTGGATAGGATCAACCAGTGGATCCTTGAGGGGAAAGACCTCAATACGATGCTCATTTACCTGAGCAAATATCTTGGCCATAAGAATCCGGATGAAAGCTTTTATTATTACCACCTTGTGGATGATGCATTTAAGATACTGAAAAAATATGACAAACTCACCGACGAGGTGATCCCGGAGGTGAGGCGCATATGA
- a CDS encoding tyrosine-type recombinase/integrase, giving the protein MRKQGILTEKLFFSMTWDYLNVYLPTQHSDSPKTVKSYEDALTVFRRYITDVKKIPMEKFQFEDLTYDFVLDYRIYLVEKDYKPATVNHRLTVISAYMKYAATRRIDLYQIYLNVSDVPYVTVPSRVGEIIESPVIIKEYLASPGSSMKGIRDQVILVVLYDTAIRADELIGLDISDVILNTDEPHLLVKGKGDKERFAALSEKAVPLIKRYISIYHKDLRKRSAPFIYTVIKGEMGRMSERNVERIVKKYADKIREKYPEIPNVYPHMLRRTRATGWYRDGVPIETIAVILGHADAKTTRKSYASPSVEMLREQMEKGTESEPEPEKPLWKNDEELAHICGIR; this is encoded by the coding sequence ATGAGAAAACAGGGCATTTTAACGGAAAAACTTTTCTTTTCGATGACATGGGACTATTTGAATGTTTACCTTCCCACACAGCACAGTGACAGTCCCAAGACAGTCAAATCTTATGAGGATGCGCTGACGGTTTTTAGGAGATATATAACGGATGTCAAAAAAATACCGATGGAGAAGTTTCAGTTTGAAGATTTGACATATGACTTCGTACTGGATTACAGGATTTATCTTGTAGAAAAAGATTATAAACCGGCAACCGTGAATCATAGATTGACTGTCATATCAGCATATATGAAGTATGCTGCCACCAGAAGGATCGACCTGTATCAGATATACTTGAATGTATCGGACGTTCCGTATGTAACAGTTCCTTCACGGGTGGGTGAAATAATAGAGTCGCCGGTAATCATAAAAGAATATCTGGCTTCACCGGGCTCTTCGATGAAGGGTATCAGGGATCAGGTGATTCTTGTTGTTTTATATGATACCGCTATAAGGGCCGACGAACTTATCGGATTGGATATATCAGATGTTATCTTAAATACAGATGAGCCGCACTTACTGGTCAAAGGTAAAGGCGACAAAGAACGGTTTGCTGCCCTTTCAGAAAAGGCGGTTCCTCTGATAAAACGTTACATTTCGATATATCATAAAGACTTGAGAAAAAGATCCGCGCCATTCATATATACTGTCATAAAAGGAGAAATGGGGCGGATGTCTGAAAGAAACGTAGAGCGAATTGTCAAAAAATATGCTGACAAGATAAGAGAAAAATATCCGGAAATTCCGAACGTTTATCCACATATGCTTCGAAGGACACGGGCTACCGGGTGGTACCGCGATGGCGTCCCTATTGAGACTATAGCTGTAATCCTAGGACATGCTGATGCAAAAACGACGAGAAAATCATATGCCAGTCCTTCTGTTGAAATGTTAAGGGAGCAAATGGAAAAGGGAACAGAATCGGAGCCTGAACCAGAAAAACCGTTATGGAAAAATGATGAAGAATTAGCCCACATTTGTGGGATAAGGTAG
- a CDS encoding IS66 family transposase — MRRRFDEALKATPKDKQKSCTANKALKMIQAIYREEKKLSDLSPAERYEHRQFTVKPLVEAYFAWVHKVEPNVLANSKTHKGLQYSINQEQYLKVFLEDGEVPMDNNLALSEGITYPQLFLGSLINADFTEKSCA, encoded by the coding sequence TTGAGACGCCGATTTGATGAAGCCCTAAAGGCTACACCAAAGGACAAGCAAAAATCCTGCACTGCGAATAAAGCTCTGAAGATGATTCAGGCTATCTATCGCGAGGAGAAAAAGCTAAGTGACCTTTCTCCGGCCGAAAGATACGAACATCGACAGTTTACTGTCAAGCCTCTGGTTGAGGCCTACTTTGCGTGGGTTCATAAAGTTGAACCAAATGTATTAGCTAATAGCAAAACTCATAAAGGATTACAGTATTCAATAAACCAGGAACAGTATCTAAAGGTCTTCCTTGAAGATGGCGAAGTTCCTATGGATAACAACTTGGCTTTATCCGAAGGAATTACTTATCCGCAGCTTTTTCTGGGAAGCCTTATAAATGCTGACTTCACAGAAAAAAGCTGCGCATAA
- the tnpB gene encoding IS66 family insertion sequence element accessory protein TnpB, whose protein sequence is MLNDTTSFKKVYIATGYTDLRQGIDGLASFVKLRFNLDSFDKDTLFLFCGRKATKIKGLV, encoded by the coding sequence ATGCTCAATGACACAACCAGTTTTAAAAAGGTTTACATCGCTACAGGTTATACTGACCTTCGACAAGGTATTGATGGACTGGCCTCATTCGTAAAGCTGCGATTCAACTTGGATTCATTTGATAAGGATACCCTGTTTTTGTTTTGCGGAAGAAAGGCAACCAAGATAAAAGGTCTTGTTTGA
- a CDS encoding SDH family Clp fold serine proteinase, which yields MNDTIRKVINEKMIDDITELERIFEADFLYIDGPISAELNSVVVDEIGLLRKYDTHGKLCIMLTTNGGDANSAERLVNVFRHNYDTVYFIIPDYAYSAGTILCMSGDKIFMNYNSVLGPIDPQVQNKEGRFVPALGYLDKIDTLLEAARDGSISQAEFLILKDFDLAELSLYEQARDLTVDLLKDWLVKYKFKDWTKHKSTGKEVSVSEKENRAKEIAEGLGNYKRWKAHGRPLNIETLRNLKLIIDDFSDIENAEKYILSFYSMAREFKQLSNMGGMTFTREGRI from the coding sequence ATGAATGACACAATAAGAAAAGTAATTAATGAAAAAATGATTGATGATATTACAGAGCTGGAACGTATATTTGAAGCAGATTTTCTTTACATAGATGGTCCTATTTCAGCTGAACTCAATAGTGTTGTTGTTGATGAGATTGGCCTCTTAAGAAAGTATGATACACATGGTAAATTATGTATTATGTTAACAACAAATGGCGGAGATGCAAATTCGGCCGAGCGATTAGTGAATGTATTCAGACACAATTATGATACAGTGTATTTTATTATACCTGATTATGCCTATAGTGCTGGTACGATTTTGTGTATGAGTGGAGATAAAATATTTATGAATTATAATTCTGTATTAGGACCAATTGATCCTCAGGTTCAGAATAAGGAGGGAAGGTTTGTTCCTGCATTAGGTTATTTGGATAAGATAGATACATTGTTGGAAGCGGCAAGAGATGGATCTATTTCACAAGCAGAGTTTTTAATTTTGAAAGATTTTGATTTAGCAGAACTTAGTTTGTATGAACAAGCTAGAGATTTAACTGTTGATTTGTTGAAAGATTGGCTAGTAAAGTACAAGTTTAAAGACTGGACTAAACATAAATCTACAGGAAAAGAAGTAAGTGTATCAGAGAAGGAGAACAGGGCTAAAGAGATAGCTGAAGGGTTAGGAAATTATAAGCGATGGAAGGCACATGGACGGCCTCTTAATATAGAGACTTTGAGAAATCTAAAATTAATAATTGATGATTTTAGTGATATTGAAAATGCTGAAAAGTATATATTGTCGTTTTATTCTATGGCGAGGGAGTTCAAACAATTAAGTAATATGGGTGGAATGACCTTTACTAGGGAGGGACGAATTTGA
- a CDS encoding helix-turn-helix domain-containing protein — protein MTVSERILRLIDESNLTQKEFSERTGIPQSTISDWRKKATNPSSDKILIICKTLNVTPEWLLSGVEEDGGRANKPEYYVVGKESEMGKLLTGYSKLDNAQRDRVMGYVRALMDIGMLDKKEK, from the coding sequence ATGACAGTAAGTGAGAGAATACTTCGATTAATAGATGAATCTAACCTGACGCAGAAAGAGTTTTCTGAAAGGACAGGTATTCCACAGAGCACAATCAGTGACTGGAGAAAGAAGGCCACAAATCCTTCTTCGGATAAAATTCTGATTATCTGTAAAACTCTTAATGTTACACCTGAGTGGTTATTATCAGGTGTAGAGGAGGATGGCGGCAGAGCAAATAAGCCAGAGTATTATGTAGTTGGTAAAGAATCTGAGATGGGGAAATTGCTTACTGGTTATTCTAAGCTTGATAATGCACAGCGGGACAGGGTCATGGGATATGTGAGAGCTTTAATGGATATTGGAATGCTTGATAAGAAAGAAAAATAG
- the istA gene encoding IS21 family transposase: MRCLPMMTITEILRLKEEIHLTCREIGEAAGCSKSTVSEILSRCKKCGLTYQDALQLSPARINELIYPDAFGRKQSKEEPDWEVYHKELLDNPRRNLQYIWQEEYRPEYPDGYSYSRFCAKYNEWKDNTGKNVVMPQEREPGKELFIDWIGDTLPCVVDNITGEKHEAHFFVTTLGDSSYPFVEAFPDETQLNWNQAHIDAFEWYGGLPRILVPDNCKTAVVHTNLYDPKINEAYNALARHYQVAIIPARVRKPRDKASVESGVGWLETWLLEWLKGRIYYSFEALNHDIRERVLELVEVKFKHRPGSRRSNFIAIDKPALRPLPQDRFEAFTTRKVSKVPNNYHVKFADFYYSVPYSYYKRSVVIHAYAKKIEIFDSVGNRIAIHQRRYAGQRYVTTTEHMPDNHKAIAEFNGLNGTYYKQKAFRIGPNTFNFVDKLLASYEFEEQAYKSCMAVINFSHTYGDTRVENACEKALSLNSVTYTTLKNILKNGQDMLPIKQSSSDADTPTPHHENLRIGEWM, translated from the coding sequence ATGAGGTGTCTACCAATGATGACTATTACTGAAATCCTTCGCTTGAAGGAAGAAATTCATCTAACTTGTCGTGAGATTGGAGAAGCAGCTGGCTGTTCAAAATCAACTGTTTCTGAAATTTTGTCACGCTGCAAAAAATGTGGGCTCACATACCAAGATGCTTTACAATTATCTCCTGCTAGAATTAATGAGCTCATTTATCCTGACGCTTTTGGGCGTAAGCAATCCAAAGAAGAACCTGACTGGGAGGTTTATCACAAGGAGTTACTTGATAATCCAAGAAGAAACCTCCAATACATTTGGCAGGAAGAATACCGTCCTGAGTATCCTGATGGATACAGTTACAGCAGATTCTGTGCCAAGTACAATGAGTGGAAAGACAACACTGGTAAAAATGTTGTCATGCCTCAGGAAAGAGAGCCAGGCAAGGAACTATTTATCGACTGGATTGGCGATACGCTCCCTTGTGTCGTGGATAACATCACAGGTGAAAAACATGAAGCTCATTTCTTTGTTACAACACTTGGTGACAGTTCGTATCCATTTGTTGAAGCTTTTCCTGATGAAACACAGCTTAACTGGAATCAGGCTCACATAGATGCCTTTGAGTGGTATGGTGGTTTGCCACGCATACTTGTTCCAGATAATTGCAAGACAGCTGTTGTGCATACAAACCTTTATGATCCAAAGATTAATGAGGCATACAATGCATTGGCTCGTCATTATCAGGTCGCTATTATTCCAGCAAGAGTGCGTAAGCCTCGTGATAAAGCCTCTGTTGAATCAGGTGTTGGCTGGCTTGAAACCTGGCTTCTTGAATGGCTTAAGGGACGAATCTATTACAGCTTTGAAGCTCTTAATCACGACATAAGAGAACGTGTCCTAGAGCTTGTTGAAGTAAAATTTAAGCATCGTCCTGGATCAAGAAGAAGTAACTTTATTGCTATAGATAAGCCAGCACTCAGGCCATTACCACAGGACCGTTTTGAAGCCTTTACAACTAGGAAAGTAAGCAAGGTGCCAAACAATTATCATGTAAAATTTGCTGATTTTTATTATTCTGTTCCGTATAGCTACTATAAGCGTAGTGTTGTAATTCATGCCTATGCTAAGAAGATTGAAATCTTCGATAGCGTTGGAAACAGAATCGCTATACACCAAAGAAGGTACGCAGGTCAGCGCTATGTAACCACTACAGAGCATATGCCTGATAATCATAAAGCCATTGCTGAATTCAATGGATTAAATGGTACTTACTACAAGCAAAAGGCTTTTAGGATTGGTCCAAACACCTTTAACTTTGTTGATAAGCTTTTAGCCTCTTATGAGTTTGAAGAGCAGGCTTATAAATCCTGCATGGCTGTAATAAACTTCAGCCATACTTATGGTGATACCAGAGTCGAGAATGCCTGTGAAAAAGCACTTAGTCTTAACTCTGTCACATATACAACCCTGAAAAACATTCTTAAGAATGGTCAGGATATGTTACCAATTAAGCAAAGCAGTTCCGATGCGGACACTCCAACTCCACACCATGAAAATCTCCGTATCGGAGAATGGATGTAA
- the istB gene encoding IS21-like element helper ATPase IstB: MNYQTAEQLSAMKLHAMRLEYARQDELPASEDLPFDERMAMIVTAQYDARQRAKTDRLIKLASLREPTATLENIDFDPIRKLKKADVARLSDCQWIKNGNNLIITGATGVGKTYLLSAFGRAACIFGYSVRCYRTTRLLTDLTIGKGDGSYNKLMRDLVKPDLLILDDFGMKQLDLPMTQDFLEVVEERYHHQRAIAISAQLPVKEWPSVFKDPTIADAVLDRIVRNAYRFDLKGPSRRPTVEHQPADAGDDSSNANNYTEEK, encoded by the coding sequence ATGAATTATCAAACTGCCGAGCAATTATCAGCCATGAAGCTGCATGCAATGCGTCTTGAGTATGCAAGACAGGATGAGTTACCAGCATCAGAAGATTTACCTTTTGATGAGAGGATGGCAATGATTGTCACTGCTCAGTACGACGCAAGGCAACGGGCAAAAACTGACAGACTTATAAAACTAGCTTCTCTCAGAGAGCCAACGGCTACGCTAGAGAACATCGATTTTGATCCCATCAGAAAACTCAAGAAAGCTGATGTGGCAAGGCTGTCTGATTGCCAGTGGATTAAAAATGGCAATAACCTAATAATCACAGGCGCCACTGGTGTGGGTAAGACCTACTTGTTATCAGCCTTTGGTAGAGCGGCCTGCATCTTTGGCTATTCGGTTAGATGTTATAGAACTACAAGACTTCTAACTGACTTAACCATAGGCAAGGGCGATGGCTCCTACAATAAGCTGATGCGTGACTTGGTAAAACCTGATTTGCTCATTCTGGATGATTTTGGAATGAAACAACTGGACTTGCCAATGACTCAGGATTTCCTTGAGGTTGTAGAAGAACGTTACCATCATCAAAGAGCTATCGCTATTTCAGCACAGCTTCCAGTGAAGGAGTGGCCTTCGGTTTTCAAGGATCCAACTATTGCAGATGCGGTACTTGACAGAATCGTGCGAAACGCATATCGTTTCGACCTAAAAGGTCCATCAAGAAGACCTACGGTGGAACATCAGCCAGCTGACGCTGGAGATGACAGTTCCAACGCAAACAATTATACTGAAGAAAAATAG
- a CDS encoding AAA family ATPase, whose translation MLRCIRINGLFGRFDYELVLNSGGITVITGPNGFGKSTTIYKIPLCRIHIYN comes from the coding sequence ATGCTGAGATGTATACGAATCAATGGGTTGTTTGGTAGATTTGATTATGAGCTTGTCCTTAATAGTGGTGGAATTACTGTTATAACAGGTCCTAATGGATTTGGTAAATCAACTACCATTTACAAAATTCCTTTGTGCAGAATACATATATACAATTAA